In Alteromonas mediterranea DE, a single genomic region encodes these proteins:
- a CDS encoding type II toxin-antitoxin system PemK/MazF family toxin, which yields MVKKYIPVHGDIVFTDFDPSAGHEQAHKRPALVLSPEPFNKQIQLALVAPITSTVRGHGFEVNLGDKTQTKGVVLCQQVKTIDYDYRGIKFIEKAPQNVISEALARVRALVS from the coding sequence GTGGTTAAGAAGTATATTCCTGTTCACGGTGACATTGTTTTCACTGATTTCGATCCATCTGCTGGTCATGAGCAAGCGCATAAAAGGCCAGCTTTGGTGTTGTCACCGGAGCCATTTAACAAGCAGATCCAACTTGCTCTGGTTGCACCAATTACATCGACGGTAAGAGGGCATGGCTTTGAAGTTAATTTGGGCGATAAAACGCAAACAAAAGGGGTTGTTCTATGCCAACAGGTAAAGACAATTGACTATGACTATCGAGGCATCAAGTTTATCGAAAAAGCGCCCCAGAACGTGATTAGTGAAGCTTTAGCGCGTGTTCGTGCGTTAGTAAGCTGA
- a CDS encoding AbrB/MazE/SpoVT family DNA-binding domain-containing protein, with translation METVIRKYGNSKGVIIPAALLKELDLDVNEKIDVKTENGRIIIEPMRQLEYSLDELLAQCSPETMTLDDDDKAWLNDSPVGKEAL, from the coding sequence ATGGAAACTGTAATTCGCAAGTATGGTAATTCAAAAGGGGTAATTATTCCTGCTGCGTTGCTGAAGGAATTGGATCTTGACGTTAACGAAAAGATTGACGTTAAAACAGAAAATGGGCGGATTATCATTGAGCCTATGCGTCAGCTAGAGTATTCCCTTGATGAGCTGCTGGCTCAGTGCAGTCCCGAGACAATGACTTTGGATGATGATGATAAGGCGTGGTTGAACGATTCGCCCGTTGGCAAAGAGGCGCTGTAG
- a CDS encoding vitamin K epoxide reductase family protein yields the protein MAQQAAEKRIVLITGASGGVGSALCEVLKKDYHLIGLDLTPCESADESYKCDFTSKDSISLALYKIHEKHGSHIACVIHLAAYYDFSGEDNPLYEALNVKGTADFLTELQRFDVDHFIYSSTMLIHRAGVPGEKIIEDTPIEPGWTYPQSKADAEEAIRSHHGKIPYTLLRMAGLYDDHTAVPTLSYQIARIYERQFKSWVYSGDKMAGQAFLHKDDMVSLFTELVKKRHEVPKENVLLAGEDSVMGYQALQNRIGHLIYGEREWNTIEIPEYVAKPGAWLEEKTEPVVPDAFDHGEKPFIKPFMIDLSSDHYDLNLSRVKEQLNWRPQHHIYDALERLIDNLKKDPPGWYKANGITLPDWMQTAKEKEVNANAIREKHEDHYRDAHSNFIWAHFMNIGLAFWLLTAPFLLGYESRAMTISDMGSGLALLVFAGLSLSWRMSQARWAAGIVGFWVLSAPLVFWAPTAGAYLNGTLVGMLIIAFAVCSRPTPGVSLIAAETGPNIPPGWEFNPSSWVQRMPIILLAFVGFFISRYLCAFQLGHIDAVWEPFFAGGGGDPKNGTEEIITSEVSEAWPVPDAGLGAMTYALEILTGLMGSTRRWRTMPWLVMLFGIMIVPLGVVSIFFIIIQPIVIGTWCTLCLIGAAAMLIQIPYSLDELVATAEFLWRRKKQGRPLLRIFFTGDTDTGAWKGDEREFERGPITVFKDMIGGGVTLPWNLALCIPIGVWLMFTRLTLGAEGSMANADHVVGALVLTVVVTATAESGRMVRYALVPLGLALFTTPFLLGAPLVSVVSSLLCGALLIGLSLRKGHIRASYGKWDKFIV from the coding sequence ATGGCACAACAAGCAGCAGAAAAGCGGATTGTTCTGATAACTGGTGCATCTGGCGGCGTAGGCAGTGCACTTTGTGAGGTGCTGAAAAAAGATTATCACCTTATTGGGTTGGATTTGACACCTTGCGAAAGTGCCGATGAAAGTTACAAGTGCGATTTTACCTCCAAAGACTCCATTTCCCTTGCGCTGTATAAAATTCATGAAAAACATGGCAGTCATATTGCCTGCGTGATTCACCTTGCCGCCTATTATGATTTCTCGGGCGAAGACAACCCATTGTATGAGGCTCTCAATGTAAAGGGGACGGCGGATTTTCTAACCGAACTGCAGCGCTTTGATGTGGATCATTTCATCTATTCCTCCACCATGCTCATTCATCGGGCAGGGGTCCCTGGAGAAAAAATTATCGAGGATACGCCCATTGAGCCCGGCTGGACCTATCCGCAGTCTAAAGCCGATGCCGAAGAAGCCATTCGCAGCCATCATGGCAAAATTCCCTATACCCTGTTACGAATGGCAGGCTTGTACGATGACCACACCGCTGTTCCCACTTTAAGCTATCAGATCGCCCGCATTTACGAGCGGCAATTTAAGAGTTGGGTGTACTCGGGCGATAAAATGGCCGGACAAGCTTTTTTGCATAAAGACGATATGGTGTCATTGTTTACCGAGCTGGTTAAAAAGCGCCATGAAGTGCCCAAAGAAAATGTACTATTGGCCGGCGAAGACAGCGTAATGGGTTATCAGGCGCTGCAAAATCGAATTGGTCATTTGATTTATGGTGAACGAGAGTGGAACACCATCGAAATACCGGAGTATGTTGCTAAACCTGGAGCTTGGCTGGAAGAAAAAACCGAGCCGGTGGTACCTGACGCCTTTGATCATGGTGAAAAGCCGTTCATCAAACCATTCATGATTGATTTATCAAGTGATCATTATGACCTTAATCTCAGCCGGGTAAAGGAACAGTTAAATTGGCGACCACAGCACCACATTTATGATGCACTGGAACGGTTAATTGACAATCTGAAAAAAGATCCGCCAGGTTGGTATAAAGCCAATGGCATCACTTTGCCAGACTGGATGCAAACGGCGAAGGAAAAAGAAGTTAACGCCAACGCAATTCGTGAAAAGCACGAAGATCATTATCGTGACGCCCATAGCAACTTTATTTGGGCCCACTTTATGAATATCGGGTTGGCGTTCTGGTTGTTAACCGCGCCATTTTTGTTGGGGTATGAAAGCCGCGCAATGACGATTAGTGACATGGGGTCGGGTCTGGCACTGCTGGTGTTTGCCGGTTTAAGTCTGTCATGGCGAATGAGCCAGGCTCGCTGGGCCGCGGGAATTGTCGGATTTTGGGTGCTCTCTGCACCGTTGGTGTTCTGGGCTCCTACGGCGGGGGCCTATCTGAACGGCACGTTAGTGGGCATGCTGATTATTGCTTTTGCCGTGTGCTCGCGGCCAACGCCCGGTGTATCACTAATAGCGGCGGAGACCGGCCCCAATATTCCGCCCGGTTGGGAGTTTAATCCGTCAAGCTGGGTGCAACGGATGCCTATTATTTTGCTCGCATTTGTAGGTTTTTTTATTTCACGCTATTTGTGTGCCTTCCAGTTAGGACATATAGACGCGGTATGGGAACCGTTTTTTGCAGGCGGGGGCGGTGACCCGAAAAATGGCACCGAAGAAATTATCACATCTGAGGTATCTGAGGCGTGGCCGGTTCCCGACGCCGGGTTAGGTGCTATGACTTATGCGCTGGAAATTCTTACCGGCCTGATGGGGTCAACCCGCCGCTGGCGCACCATGCCCTGGTTGGTAATGCTGTTCGGCATCATGATTGTGCCATTAGGCGTGGTGTCGATTTTCTTCATTATTATTCAGCCCATCGTTATTGGAACCTGGTGTACACTTTGCCTGATTGGTGCAGCAGCCATGCTGATTCAAATTCCTTATTCGCTGGATGAACTGGTGGCAACTGCTGAATTCTTATGGCGTCGTAAAAAGCAAGGTCGCCCATTGCTACGTATTTTCTTTACCGGCGATACTGATACAGGAGCCTGGAAGGGTGATGAAAGAGAGTTTGAACGGGGCCCCATCACGGTATTTAAAGACATGATTGGTGGTGGCGTTACTTTACCCTGGAATCTTGCGCTTTGCATTCCTATCGGAGTTTGGCTGATGTTCACCCGTCTGACGCTGGGGGCAGAGGGCAGCATGGCCAATGCTGATCATGTGGTGGGCGCTCTGGTCCTGACAGTCGTTGTTACTGCTACTGCCGAGTCTGGGCGCATGGTACGTTATGCGCTTGTTCCTCTAGGCCTGGCATTATTTACCACGCCATTTCTGCTCGGTGCCCCTCTGGTTTCAGTTGTTTCAAGCTTGCTATGTGGCGCATTGCTAATTGGGTTGAGTTTACGAAAAGGTCATATTAGAGCAAGCTACGGGAAATGGGATAAATTCATTGTTTAG
- a CDS encoding FAD-dependent oxidoreductase has protein sequence MSFISAGPADRLENLKPKRVTLNDTEILLIRDGENVYASSADCPHKGAPLEDGAVCRGKLVCPWHKGTFDIASADVCEPPALTGLSRYAVEIRDGEVLVDPEQATDSTDKRQNRLTAVNAHSHIVIVGAGAAGAAALQSLVNNRYHGRITVVDPEADAPYDRTLLTKAVTAGDMEPDEVDPLVNQDDMDITEVTRLVAKVSGIDTAAHQIELYDGQSLAYDRLLIATGGIPVRPDLPGVNLLGIHTLRNIEHVESLLADVENTNNITIVGNSFISLEVAASLKQRSDNIRVKVIAPDAVPFEKQFGTQIGQYFRDLHEKHDVEFVEGTVSGFHGTEKVAAVKLESGEMLETNLVLLATGITTDKDLLNSFTLTHQGLVKVNEFLEAAEDVYAVGDITSYPYNGEEMHIEHWRLAQQHGRCAAENILASLAYPAERKAFDRTPYFWTQQFDVKFEYVGHAKEWDEIEAVGTPEDEQYLAVFRKDGKEIAVLAKGYPQLTAKMVIEMDDHVALSSLKAVLEAA, from the coding sequence ATGTCATTTATCTCAGCCGGTCCTGCAGACCGCCTTGAAAACCTCAAACCTAAACGCGTTACCCTTAACGATACAGAAATTCTTCTCATTCGTGACGGTGAAAACGTTTATGCCAGCAGCGCCGATTGCCCTCATAAAGGTGCGCCTCTTGAAGATGGTGCAGTATGTCGAGGCAAGTTGGTTTGCCCATGGCATAAAGGCACTTTTGATATCGCCTCTGCTGATGTATGCGAGCCACCTGCACTAACAGGATTATCTCGGTATGCGGTTGAAATACGTGACGGCGAGGTACTTGTGGATCCCGAACAGGCCACCGACAGCACCGATAAACGACAAAACCGATTAACTGCAGTTAACGCACATTCTCATATTGTGATTGTCGGCGCTGGCGCAGCAGGCGCTGCCGCTCTGCAAAGTCTGGTGAACAATCGTTACCACGGTCGGATCACTGTTGTTGATCCAGAAGCAGATGCACCTTATGACCGAACACTGCTTACCAAAGCTGTGACAGCGGGCGACATGGAACCTGATGAGGTAGACCCCCTTGTTAATCAAGACGACATGGATATCACAGAAGTTACACGCCTAGTGGCTAAAGTATCCGGAATTGATACTGCCGCCCATCAAATTGAGCTATATGATGGTCAATCGTTGGCATACGATCGATTACTTATTGCCACAGGCGGGATCCCCGTCCGGCCGGATTTACCCGGCGTTAATTTGTTGGGGATCCATACGCTTCGAAATATTGAGCATGTGGAAAGTCTATTAGCTGACGTTGAAAACACGAACAATATTACCATTGTTGGCAACAGTTTTATTAGTCTGGAAGTGGCCGCTTCATTAAAGCAGCGTAGCGACAATATACGGGTAAAGGTTATCGCACCTGATGCGGTACCGTTTGAAAAACAATTTGGAACCCAAATCGGGCAGTATTTCCGTGATTTACACGAGAAGCATGACGTCGAGTTTGTCGAGGGCACAGTAAGTGGATTTCATGGTACTGAAAAAGTAGCCGCAGTGAAGCTGGAAAGTGGCGAAATGTTGGAAACCAATCTGGTGCTGCTAGCTACCGGCATAACGACTGATAAAGATTTACTCAATAGCTTTACATTAACGCACCAGGGATTGGTGAAAGTGAACGAATTCCTTGAAGCTGCTGAAGATGTCTATGCGGTGGGTGATATTACCAGCTATCCGTATAATGGCGAAGAAATGCACATTGAGCACTGGCGACTAGCCCAGCAGCATGGTCGTTGCGCAGCAGAAAATATACTCGCGAGCCTAGCCTACCCTGCCGAACGTAAAGCATTTGATCGCACCCCTTATTTCTGGACACAGCAATTTGATGTAAAGTTTGAATACGTAGGTCATGCAAAAGAGTGGGACGAAATCGAAGCGGTGGGCACACCGGAAGATGAACAATACCTCGCTGTTTTTCGCAAAGATGGTAAGGAAATCGCCGTTCTGGCTAAAGGTTATCCTCAGCTGACAGCAAAAATGGTGATTGAGATGGACGACCATGTTGCGCTGTCATCGCTAAAAGCTGTACTTGAAGCTGCTTAA
- a CDS encoding cytochrome c oxidase assembly protein — protein sequence MYLIILVATLLFWSTGAWAHNPFTSGGQDAFSASLTAVIVLIFWIIYVWGCRYATAVAWRRWLFHITILITFFTILGPLDEWAEHSSAAHMTQHMFMMVIIAPAFALARPLPQFYRACGAYGERLWKYAFKITQYPMVCTYFHGMMIWFWHIPKFYMLALENPWIHVFEHACFLISAVWFWWACLHAFTRNVPYALLALLVTLMHTGFLGAFLTFGSTPFYGESRNLADQQLAGLIMWVVGGVPYITAAFWVGHRWYRQLQRKSLTV from the coding sequence ATGTATTTAATTATTCTCGTAGCAACGTTATTGTTTTGGTCAACCGGTGCATGGGCGCACAACCCCTTTACCAGTGGTGGCCAGGACGCGTTTTCCGCTAGCCTTACGGCGGTGATAGTACTGATATTCTGGATAATCTATGTATGGGGCTGCCGCTACGCTACCGCAGTTGCATGGCGGAGATGGCTATTTCATATCACCATTTTGATCACCTTTTTTACCATTTTGGGTCCGTTGGACGAATGGGCTGAACATAGCTCTGCTGCGCATATGACCCAGCATATGTTTATGATGGTAATAATAGCGCCAGCTTTCGCTTTGGCTCGGCCATTGCCACAGTTCTACAGGGCTTGTGGAGCATATGGGGAAAGATTATGGAAATATGCATTTAAAATCACTCAATATCCGATGGTATGCACCTACTTTCACGGTATGATGATCTGGTTCTGGCACATCCCGAAATTTTATATGTTGGCGTTGGAGAATCCCTGGATTCACGTATTCGAACACGCCTGCTTTCTGATATCGGCGGTATGGTTTTGGTGGGCCTGCTTACATGCCTTTACCCGTAATGTTCCCTATGCGTTGCTGGCACTGTTGGTGACGCTAATGCACACGGGCTTTTTAGGTGCGTTTCTTACCTTTGGCAGCACTCCTTTTTACGGTGAATCCCGCAACCTTGCCGATCAGCAATTAGCGGGACTTATCATGTGGGTAGTAGGCGGAGTGCCCTACATCACCGCAGCATTTTGGGTGGGGCATCGCTGGTATAGACAGCTACAACGAAAATCGCTGACTGTTTAA
- the ctaD gene encoding cytochrome c oxidase subunit I, producing MNGKSELHKNFAKVWDNLPGWGNLAAVNHTSISQRFMLTGVIFFLVGILLAMLIRSQLALPGQTLITADLYSQVFTMHGTIMMFLFAIPVLEGAAMYLIPKMIGTRDLVFPRLSALGYYCYLFGGLILLSSLVLGIAPNSGWFMYTPLSSDDYSAGAGSDFWLLGVTFVEISAVSAGIELTVSILRTRAPGMSLSKMPIFCWYILAMALMIVFGFPPLILASILLELERAAQMPFFDPNAGGDPILWQHLFWLFGHPEVYIIFLPAAGMVSTILPVFAGRPLVGYRWVVLSVIITGFISFGLWVHHMFTVGIPHLAQAFFSIASMLVAIPTGIQIFVWLTTLWVGRVRFELPMLWIFGFLFIFVCGGLTGVMLALVPFDWQVHDTHFVVAHFHYVLIGGMFFPLIAALYYWLPHFSGRMPSMRMGRWAFGLVFVGFNSTFLIMHLTGLLGMPRRVFTYESGLGWDWLNLSSSIGGFVLAIGILMLVLDVTLHFRYGRKASSNPWQADTLEWATGMPPVSYNFASIPEVKSRHPLWDDPSLINSIPAGEHGLKSIKHGRRELYGTDAISGKLKEVIHIPSHSWWPLICAATLAGLCISLVSKAYMVGIFFAILGLGFFLRWSWENGTHKTMAPLTDEEASRGEPPLHSRTFDGPGLWGMCVTLLADGTLYLSLLFGWLYLWTVSPNKTLPDVSAISPVLMGLSGALLTIAVTLYRRLNRYLRCEQEKSLAKWLWLVSVCGMGHVGLLAFITVSSDLQFTTNAYDAVLLVMLAFLLFHSIISVITTTLQALRVSYDYISTKLSYEIVVMSPMWLFTLVIFWLSFASFLILPTIWEAK from the coding sequence ATGAATGGCAAATCAGAACTACACAAAAATTTTGCCAAGGTGTGGGATAACCTACCTGGGTGGGGCAATCTTGCAGCGGTAAACCATACTTCTATCAGTCAGCGATTCATGCTAACCGGGGTGATCTTTTTTCTCGTAGGCATTTTGCTGGCAATGCTGATCCGCTCGCAATTGGCGTTGCCAGGTCAGACACTCATTACTGCCGACCTGTATTCACAGGTTTTTACTATGCACGGCACTATTATGATGTTCTTGTTTGCCATTCCGGTTCTGGAAGGCGCGGCGATGTATCTTATTCCAAAGATGATCGGCACGCGCGATCTAGTCTTTCCCCGTTTGAGCGCCTTAGGCTATTACTGTTACCTCTTTGGAGGGTTGATTTTGCTGTCAAGTCTGGTGCTAGGCATCGCGCCTAATTCGGGCTGGTTTATGTACACACCCTTATCCAGCGACGACTATTCCGCCGGCGCGGGCTCAGACTTCTGGCTACTCGGAGTGACTTTTGTGGAAATATCTGCAGTATCGGCAGGTATTGAGCTTACCGTCTCGATTTTGCGTACGAGAGCGCCGGGCATGAGTTTGAGCAAAATGCCTATTTTCTGCTGGTATATTCTCGCGATGGCGTTAATGATCGTGTTCGGTTTTCCTCCGCTGATTCTGGCTAGCATTCTGTTAGAGCTTGAGCGGGCAGCGCAAATGCCTTTTTTTGATCCTAACGCTGGTGGTGACCCTATTTTATGGCAGCATTTGTTCTGGTTATTCGGCCATCCTGAGGTTTACATTATTTTTCTGCCGGCAGCGGGTATGGTCTCCACTATATTGCCAGTGTTCGCGGGTCGACCTCTGGTGGGATATCGTTGGGTTGTGTTATCAGTAATCATCACTGGGTTTATCAGTTTTGGCTTATGGGTACACCACATGTTTACCGTTGGGATCCCTCATTTGGCCCAGGCATTTTTTTCCATTGCCAGCATGCTGGTGGCGATTCCCACAGGCATTCAGATTTTCGTTTGGTTAACGACATTGTGGGTAGGCCGTGTGCGGTTTGAACTGCCGATGCTATGGATTTTTGGCTTTTTGTTTATCTTCGTTTGCGGTGGGTTGACAGGTGTGATGCTAGCACTGGTGCCCTTTGACTGGCAGGTGCACGATACGCACTTTGTAGTGGCACATTTTCATTATGTGCTTATTGGCGGTATGTTCTTTCCGCTGATCGCCGCCCTATATTACTGGTTGCCCCATTTTTCCGGACGAATGCCGTCTATGAGAATGGGACGCTGGGCGTTTGGCTTGGTGTTTGTCGGATTTAATTCAACGTTTCTGATCATGCACCTAACTGGTCTGTTGGGCATGCCACGCCGAGTGTTTACTTACGAAAGTGGCCTGGGCTGGGATTGGTTAAATCTGAGTTCTTCCATTGGTGGCTTCGTGCTCGCGATTGGTATTTTAATGCTCGTCTTAGATGTGACGCTACATTTTCGATATGGTCGAAAGGCTTCATCTAATCCTTGGCAAGCTGATACATTGGAATGGGCCACGGGCATGCCGCCGGTATCTTACAATTTTGCCAGTATCCCTGAGGTAAAATCACGTCATCCACTATGGGACGACCCGTCGTTGATTAATAGCATTCCAGCTGGCGAACATGGCTTAAAAAGTATTAAGCACGGGCGACGGGAACTGTATGGAACAGATGCGATTAGTGGCAAGCTAAAAGAAGTTATTCATATTCCCAGCCATTCGTGGTGGCCTCTAATTTGTGCGGCTACCCTGGCGGGGTTGTGCATCAGCCTGGTGTCTAAAGCGTATATGGTCGGCATCTTTTTCGCCATATTGGGTCTAGGCTTCTTTTTACGCTGGAGTTGGGAGAACGGCACGCACAAGACGATGGCACCACTGACGGATGAAGAAGCGAGCCGGGGAGAGCCGCCTCTGCACTCGCGCACCTTTGACGGGCCAGGGTTATGGGGTATGTGTGTGACTCTGTTAGCTGACGGCACCTTATATTTGTCGCTGCTTTTCGGTTGGTTATATTTGTGGACAGTTTCACCAAATAAAACCTTACCTGACGTGTCGGCAATTTCGCCGGTTTTAATGGGGCTAAGTGGTGCGTTACTGACCATTGCAGTGACTTTGTATCGCCGTCTGAATCGCTATTTGCGCTGTGAGCAAGAGAAGTCGCTCGCTAAGTGGCTTTGGCTCGTTTCAGTCTGTGGAATGGGTCATGTTGGACTATTGGCTTTCATCACTGTTTCGAGTGACCTGCAATTTACGACTAATGCGTATGATGCCGTATTGTTGGTGATGCTGGCCTTTTTGCTTTTCCACAGTATCATCAGCGTGATCACCACTACGCTCCAGGCACTGCGGGTTAGTTATGATTACATCAGTACAAAGCTGTCCTATGAAATTGTCGTAATGAGCCCCATGTGGTTGTTTACACTTGTTATTTTTTGGCTAAGCTTCGCAAGCTTTTTGATCTTACCAACAATATGGGAGGCTAAATGA
- the coxB gene encoding cytochrome c oxidase subunit II, producing MVNRVTEYLFTASALLLAGCSEPYSILAPAGPSAKAVTTIWWGMLTVGVVVLLGICSLWWYASFRRNRKYSDADVKRVLTRMVLWGGIVLPTVGITVLLIFGIPAGNIMLPWADERAVRIDVHARQWAWDVTYPQHDIELTDEIHIPVDTPIDIHVTSADVIHGFWVPRLGGKIDAIPGHTNIVRLQADEVGEFGGQCAEYCGLSHAKMHFKVIAHSAEKFDAWLVQQGKTQ from the coding sequence TTGGTAAATAGAGTAACAGAATATCTTTTCACTGCCAGTGCCTTATTGTTGGCAGGTTGCAGTGAGCCGTATTCCATTCTCGCCCCTGCAGGTCCGTCAGCCAAGGCGGTTACCACAATCTGGTGGGGCATGCTCACGGTTGGAGTCGTGGTATTACTGGGGATTTGCTCACTCTGGTGGTATGCCAGCTTCCGACGCAATCGTAAATATAGCGATGCAGATGTAAAACGCGTTCTTACTCGTATGGTTTTGTGGGGCGGTATTGTGTTACCCACGGTGGGCATAACCGTATTGCTCATTTTTGGTATTCCAGCCGGGAATATTATGCTGCCTTGGGCAGATGAGCGCGCTGTGCGAATTGATGTGCATGCCAGACAATGGGCGTGGGATGTAACCTATCCGCAACATGATATTGAACTAACAGATGAAATTCATATTCCTGTCGATACGCCAATTGATATTCATGTGACTAGTGCGGACGTGATTCATGGCTTCTGGGTGCCACGGCTAGGGGGAAAGATTGATGCGATCCCGGGGCACACGAACATCGTGCGTTTGCAAGCCGATGAAGTAGGTGAGTTCGGTGGCCAATGCGCCGAATATTGCGGCCTTTCTCACGCTAAAATGCATTTTAAAGTCATTGCTCATTCTGCTGAGAAGTTTGATGCATGGCTCGTCCAACAAGGTAAAACACAATGA
- a CDS encoding DUF2231 domain-containing protein, whose translation MSNSIISSRASLRGHALHPALIHFPIAFLLILIVTDTVFILTSDPFWAEASFWLTAAGLAFGVLASLAGAIDVFTVHIIRHIVAAWAHAVLAVMTLSLTTFNLTLRLGDNPGELINPWGIYVSVLAGILIGITGFLGAQLVFAYGVGVNEPQNSER comes from the coding sequence ATGTCGAATTCAATAATCAGCAGCCGCGCTTCACTTAGGGGGCATGCACTACATCCAGCCCTGATCCATTTTCCCATCGCGTTTTTGCTCATACTCATTGTCACAGATACTGTATTTATCCTTACCAGCGATCCTTTCTGGGCTGAAGCCAGTTTTTGGCTTACTGCTGCTGGACTGGCATTTGGTGTTTTGGCCAGCCTTGCCGGTGCCATTGATGTTTTTACTGTACATATTATTCGCCATATTGTCGCAGCCTGGGCTCACGCCGTTCTAGCAGTAATGACGCTATCGCTGACCACATTTAACCTTACCTTACGCTTAGGCGATAACCCCGGCGAACTTATTAATCCCTGGGGAATCTATGTCAGCGTTCTAGCTGGCATCCTTATCGGTATTACTGGTTTTTTGGGCGCTCAACTGGTTTTTGCTTACGGCGTAGGTGTTAACGAGCCTCAAAATAGTGAACGCTAA
- a CDS encoding CopD family protein gives MLWLLGLHIFGLLIWLATVLYLPILIATESKMREDFIDIPFGMRSVARLIFAYVASPAAIISIIAGTLVFVINDTLTFWLMVKLTIVTILVILHASLGLLITRLERQEMRYLAGFSWYFLIAIFCCVGSILFVVLAKPAAPGFVPWPI, from the coding sequence ATGCTCTGGCTTTTAGGTCTTCACATCTTCGGTCTTCTGATCTGGTTGGCAACCGTGTTGTATTTGCCAATCTTAATTGCTACTGAGTCGAAAATGCGCGAAGACTTTATCGATATTCCATTTGGAATGAGGTCGGTAGCGCGGCTGATATTCGCGTATGTGGCTTCGCCCGCGGCTATCATTTCTATTATTGCGGGAACATTGGTCTTTGTAATAAACGACACCCTTACTTTCTGGCTGATGGTGAAACTAACCATTGTGACGATACTGGTGATATTGCACGCGAGCCTTGGGCTACTGATAACGCGCCTTGAACGCCAGGAAATGCGTTATCTGGCAGGCTTTAGCTGGTACTTTCTGATAGCGATATTTTGCTGCGTCGGAAGCATACTGTTTGTGGTCCTGGCAAAACCTGCTGCACCTGGTTTTGTGCCATGGCCAATCTAG
- a CDS encoding IS5 family transposase (programmed frameshift), producing MPRTMLTDDAWEILKVLLKESGRVYNKYEHRNTLEGILYRMRTGIQWRDLPSEFGLWNTVYRRFNLWSKKGILQKLFESLASEGDPEWLFLDGSIVKAHQDSSGAAGKQDEAIGKSRGGNSTKIHLAVDSGGLPVYFELSGGQVNDIVHAQSLIINSPQADIVCADKGYDSEAFRAYVEESGADANIPRKRNNKLGNDDMDWCLYRYRHLVENAFLRIKRYRAISTRYDKLARNYSSTVALAFMMMWLPMYC from the exons ATGCCAAGAACGATGTTAACAGATGATGCGTGGGAAATCCTAAAAGTACTGCTAAAGGAGAGTGGCAGAGTCTATAACAAATATGAGCACCGAAATACCCTGGAGGGCATACTTTACCGAATGCGTACCGGCATTCAGTGGCGGGATTTGCCATCTGAATTTGGTCTCTGGAATACGGTCTACCGACGATTTAATTTATGGTCGAAGAAAGGCATATTGCAAAAGTTATTTGAAAGCTTAGCCTCCGAGGGTGACCCAGAATGGTTGTTTCTTGATGGTAGTATAGTTAAAGCGCATCAGGATAGTAGCGGTGCAGCGGGTAAACAAGATGAGGCCATCGGAAAAAGTCGAGGTGGTAACTCAACGAAAATTCACCTTGCGGTAGATAGCGGTGGCCTGCCCGTTTATTTTGAACTATCCGGTGGTCAAGTGAACGACATCGTACATGCACAAAGTCTGATAATAAACTCCCCACAAGCCGATATTGTTTGTGCTGATA AAGGCTATGACAGTGAAGCTTTTAGAGCTTACGTAGAAGAAAGTGGAGCAGATGCCAATATTCCACGCAAACGAAATAACAAATTAGGTAATGACGATATGGACTGGTGCCTGTATCGATATAGGCATCTTGTTGAAAACGCGTTTTTGAGGATAAAAAGGTACCGGGCAATATCAACAAGATACGACAAGCTAGCTCGAAACTATAGCAGTACAGTCGCATTGGCATTCATGATGATGTGGCTACCAATGTACTGCTGA